A genomic segment from Tuwongella immobilis encodes:
- a CDS encoding C1 family peptidase: MNWYRIPKPQWATKLPAWVWPIVLAAASVLTMLGLCPGPQSPTPNVPPEPPLPPPAFGWVADPEAVAKVVAGLPQRSFRETPAYQQPVAGPEDVFLWDACRTVTGELLPARDQGSVGSCVAFGTVAAIEHLQCVQIARLRGDGLPSPRYRDLSTEVVYAGSRVEIGGGQLTGDGSIGAWAARWVQEFGVVPRDRFGDLDLTAYREDRCRLWGRQGVPEPLKAQARLHPVQTVIPVKSWAECRQAIRNGYPIAICSMQGFSAQRDAQGFAKPQGTWPHCMALVGVRADRPGGFILNSWGERYHRGPLGAGNPSPAGFWADAEIIDKMLRQGDSWAFSDVVGFPARQLDWITRRSPNRHPNDHSQLVLVSKKGSNLEIPQ; encoded by the coding sequence ATGAATTGGTACCGCATTCCCAAGCCGCAATGGGCGACCAAACTGCCCGCCTGGGTGTGGCCGATTGTGCTTGCCGCGGCGTCTGTGCTGACCATGCTCGGCCTCTGCCCCGGCCCGCAATCGCCCACGCCGAATGTCCCCCCGGAACCGCCGCTTCCGCCGCCCGCATTCGGCTGGGTAGCCGATCCCGAGGCGGTCGCCAAAGTTGTTGCCGGGCTGCCGCAACGCTCGTTTCGCGAGACACCAGCCTATCAGCAACCCGTTGCCGGGCCGGAAGATGTGTTTCTGTGGGATGCCTGCCGCACCGTCACCGGCGAACTCCTCCCTGCTCGCGATCAGGGGAGTGTCGGCTCGTGCGTCGCCTTCGGCACAGTCGCCGCCATTGAGCATCTGCAATGCGTGCAGATCGCCCGACTTCGCGGCGATGGCCTCCCGTCGCCCCGCTATCGCGACCTCTCCACCGAGGTGGTCTATGCAGGCTCGCGCGTCGAAATCGGCGGCGGACAGCTCACCGGCGATGGGAGCATTGGCGCATGGGCCGCCCGATGGGTGCAGGAATTCGGGGTCGTGCCACGCGACCGATTCGGCGACCTCGATTTGACCGCATACCGCGAGGACCGCTGCCGATTGTGGGGCCGCCAAGGGGTGCCCGAACCGCTGAAAGCCCAAGCACGACTGCATCCCGTGCAGACCGTCATCCCCGTGAAATCGTGGGCCGAATGTCGGCAGGCGATTCGCAACGGCTACCCAATCGCCATCTGCTCCATGCAGGGATTTTCTGCCCAGCGCGACGCCCAGGGATTCGCCAAACCGCAGGGAACCTGGCCGCACTGCATGGCACTGGTGGGCGTGCGGGCCGACCGTCCCGGCGGATTTATCCTCAATTCCTGGGGCGAACGCTATCACCGTGGCCCGCTCGGTGCCGGCAATCCCTCGCCCGCCGGCTTCTGGGCCGATGCCGAGATTATCGACAAAATGCTTCGCCAGGGCGATTCCTGGGCATTCTCCGATGTCGTCGGCTTTCCCGCCCGACAACTCGATTGGATAACTCGGCGATCTCCCAATCGCCACCCCAATGATCATTCGCAGCTTGTGCTGGTGTCCAAAAAAGGATCGAATTTGGAGATTCCGCAATGA